The Bacteroides ovatus genomic interval CCTTTAAAATCCAAAATGCTTTTTTGATAAACTCAAGAATAAGTAAACTTTTCTCGTTTAAAAATTAAAGCTCCTATTTAAAAGAAAAAATTTCCTTGAAGGTAGATCAATACAAAATTCTAACAATATACTTTGTGTAGTTCGTTAAATGGGTAACTCTATAAAACTACAAAAGGAGTAAATCTATTTGTAAAATAATCACTGGCATTGTGAAAGTCTTTTTTATAATGGAAGTAATTGCGGGAATACAAAAAAGACATATACTTCCCGTTTCTATCTACGGTAAAAGTATATGTCTGATTATATAGGTAATTCTTAATCCTACTTAATGCAAAATTTTGAACACTAATTCACGAAGAATATCTCCATCTGTCATAGAACTATTTTGGACTCCTTTGGATTTTGCATCAGCATATCGTATTTCTCCAACAATCTGCATCGTCTTTACTCCGCTATATTTTCGCATTGCTGCCATATAATCCCGGGCCTGCCAGGGAGTTCTTAGTCCTAGCATATTTGCGATCCCTTGCTCTGATTTATCCGGTGCATAATAAGCCAACATTAGATTGGAGTAAAAGCTGAATAATAAAGACAGCGTCATTTGGATTGGGTTAGTTTTCGGATTTTCCTCAAAATATTTTATTATCTTATTTGCTTTCAATATATCCTTTTCCACTAAAGCACTGCGCAATTCAAAGTTATTATAATCTTTGCTTATGCCTATGTTTTTTTCTATCTGTTCAGGAGTTACGCGTTTTTGCCCGACAGGTAAAGTGATAATCAACTTTTCAAGTTCTCCGGTCAGACGACTCAAATCTGAACCTACAAAATCAGCAAGCATAGCAGTTGCTTTAGGTTCCATATCAACTCCTTTCCGTTTCATATATGAAGCTATAAAACCGGGGAGTTGTGCATCCTTTATTTTTTTAGATTCAAACAGCACACCAACTTTGTCCACCTCGGCAGCCAGCTTCTTTCTACGATCCAACGTTCCATGCTTATGGCATATCACTAAAATGGTGGAAAGCAAAGGCTTTTGAAGATAATACGACAACTCTTCCATATTACGTACCGCCTGTGCTTCCTTAACTACTACTACTTGGTGTTCTGACATCATAGGATAACGCTTTGCAGCATTTATAATCGTTGCCACATCCACATCAGCCCCATACACAACAGTCAGGTTGAATTCTTTTTCCGTCTCACTCAACACATTATCCGTTATGTAATCTGCAATTAAATCGATATAATACGACTCTTCTCCCATCAGGTAATAGATAGGGCGATACTGCTTTGCTCTCAATTCCTTGAGGATGTCATCACAGGTCAGTTCTTGTTTTGCCATATATAATTTTCAGAAAGACCGGATTACCAGTCGAATTTCAAGTGTTTAACAGTTTTCTTTTCATCAATAATCATACGCAAAGAAGCAATACCAATTTCAACATGCTCTTCTACATAATTTCTGGTAACCAAATTATCACTTCTATCTGTTTTTACTCCGTCGGGGGTCATTGGTTGATCGGACACTAATAATAATGCGCCGGTAGGAATGTGATTGGCAAAGCCACAACTGAACAAAGTTGCAGTTTCCATATCAACTGCCATAGCCCGGGTCTTTTTCAGATATTCTTTGAATGCATCATCATGTTCCCAGATACGGCGGTTGGTGGTATATACGGTACCGGTCCAATAGTCACGGCCTTTGTCACGGATAGATGAA includes:
- the holA gene encoding DNA polymerase III subunit delta; the encoded protein is MAKQELTCDDILKELRAKQYRPIYYLMGEESYYIDLIADYITDNVLSETEKEFNLTVVYGADVDVATIINAAKRYPMMSEHQVVVVKEAQAVRNMEELSYYLQKPLLSTILVICHKHGTLDRRKKLAAEVDKVGVLFESKKIKDAQLPGFIASYMKRKGVDMEPKATAMLADFVGSDLSRLTGELEKLIITLPVGQKRVTPEQIEKNIGISKDYNNFELRSALVEKDILKANKIIKYFEENPKTNPIQMTLSLLFSFYSNLMLAYYAPDKSEQGIANMLGLRTPWQARDYMAAMRKYSGVKTMQIVGEIRYADAKSKGVQNSSMTDGDILRELVFKILH